aaacatcccccacaccattacaccaccaccaccagcctgcacagtggtaacaaggcatgatggatccatgttctcattctgtttaagccaaattctgactataccatctgaatgtctcaacagaaatcgagactcatcagaccaggccacattcttccagtcttcaactgtccaattttggtgagctcgtgcaaattgtagcctctttttcctatttgtagtggagatgagtggtacccgatggggtcttctgctgttgtagcccatctgcctcaaggttgtgcgtgttgtggcttcacaaatgctttgctgcataccttggttgtaacgagtggttatttcagtcaaagttgctcttctatcagcttgaatcagtcggcccattctcctctgacctctagcatcaacaaggcattttcgcccacaggactgccgcatactagatgtttttcccttttcacaccattctttgtaaaccctagaaatggttgtgcgtgaaaatcccagtaactgagcagattgtgaaatactcagaccggcccgtctggcaccaacaaccatgccacgctcaaaattctTTGCcattcagacattcagtttggagttcaggagattgtcttgaccaggaccacatccctaaatgcattgaagcaactgccatgtgattggttgataagataattgcattaatgagaaattgaacaggtgttcttaataatcatttaggtgagtgtatatatatatatatatatatatatatatatatatatatatatacacacatttacaaatatatatgtataagaAACAAAAGGGCATGGCGCCAAATATCAAAGAGGATGATTATACTCACCAATGGTAGCAGAGTGGTCTATAGAGAACTTGCCACTTTGAAAGTACTTAATGAAGGAGGTTTTGCCCACACTACTATTTCCAACAATCACCACGTTGTAGGGGTTTGATCTAGAGCCAGAGCTTCCTAAGGTACCTGAATtggaaacagacagatatgTCTTTTACTGGCACTCTCACTTCCCTGATCTCAACTTGACTCTCCATTACGTTTTACTCCAACTGTACCAAACAACACCGCTAAATGAATTTCACGAGTTTTCTGCCAAGATGAACCAACATACTCAATTAAAACCATACCCTCTGCTGCTTCAATTCTGGTAACTTACCTGGTGGTTGTTTCGGCATTCTGGCAACTGGGCTCTTGTTTGCATGCCCTCCCTTTTTTTGATCAATTATATTCGCAGGGCCAGGTTGCAGAGCTGGAGTCACTTGTTCAGACCCTTCTGCACTCATACCAGTGCTTGAGGCAACATCCTAAGACATAAAGACAATGTTATCTCCCATACCGAAGAGGAATACTTTTGTTTAGTGTAAATTTAGTGTAAAACATGTAGTGTAAAAGTAATATACTCTAATACTGTAatgcatacagtacagtaatattgtactttatgaaatacatgaaaatgGAAAGTTCctctttcagccaatcaaataaacacatttcattatTGCAGCTCTTTATAATAAGATCTTgaattaatacaataaaataatgctATTTAAAATGGTACCTCTGTCCCTGTGTTTGGTCTCTCCTGTTGGTCTTCAGGCCTGTGTTCCTCTTGTAATTGGTCCAAAACAACACTGACTTCTGAATCTTTGATGGTTTCCCCTCTGAACTCTTCCTCCATTATCTTTTCTTCAGGcttcctctgttcttcctccgTATGGAAACCTTCTCGTGTCCGACGGGTAGATCCCATCTTTCTTCTCTTCTCTACACCTTTGGGTTCACCAACAATCATACAAGGTTGGGAATCAGGAAATGTTCCTTCTACTAAGTCTTCCTCTTTGGTCTCTAGGTCACGTTTAGCCGCATCCTTTATCACATTATCAACGAGTTCCTCAAGCTTAACAGGTGCATTCTTTTCTGCTATCATGACCTCTCCTATGACCTCTTGATCTTCTATATTCTCCTTCCCCGGGCTCTTCTCTGCTCTTTCCTCTACCTGCCTATCTTGAGAAGTCCTGCTGTGAGTAGAACCCATCTCAATTTTcttcactggtgtgtgtgtctctttgcaCAATGTTACCTCTTCAACAAGAACACTCTGCACTGAGGAATGATCTGGGGGAAACCTCTCATTTTCCATTGATTTATCAAGCTTGTCCTCCATAAATCTGTCTCCGTGGCACAAACTAGAGATGTCAGGATTTGAGTTCAGTGTGTCATCATTCAGGTAGGACTGTAAAGTAAGAACATCTGGGTAAGGGTTGTGAAGCTGTTGGTTTAATTCATTCATCATTAACTTACTTTCACTGTCTATATCGTGAGCATTCACATTTCTTCCCTCTTGATTTGAAATACTGAATGAAGAGCTATGGTCAGTCCGGACACTCACCTCATTAATCTCTCCTTCATTCTTGTCATTGCCAGCTTCATCCTTAGATTCCATCAACATTTCAATCCCACCCTCCATGACTTCAGGATCTCCAATCATTTGCCCCATGATTTCATTATCTCCAGCTTCCCTTTTCTCTTCCACTGTGTTGAGTCCTTCTCGGATGCGACGGGTAGAGCCCATCTTTCTTCTCCTAATAGTTTTGGATTCACCAACATCCTTGGGAGAATGGGAactcagagacagagatgatTTTGAAGGATCTCTGGGGTTAATACATGATGTTGATAGATGATGTTCGATGTCTACTGCATGGGAAAGCTGAATAGTTGAGGAATCAGGATCTAAACAAACCATATATCCTGACTGTTGGCTCTCTGCCATAAGAACTGCTGGGTCATAAAGAATTTGGGTGCTCTCACACACTACTTTTTGTACTTCTACCCCTTCAATGTTTTCTGCAGGTTCGACAAGCTCAGGATTTTCTATGCCACATTCTTGGTCTGCTGCTTTTGCAACCGCTTCCTCCTTTACTATGGCCTCTGAGTCAAAACTAGCCTGATCTTCTGTCATTTTTTCTACAGGTTCCTCAAGCATTACAGGCACAGGCTTTTCTGCTATCATGAACCCTCCCATCACACCTGTGAACTCTTGATCTTCTATATCATTCTCCTCCCGGATCTTCTCTGttccctgtcctccctgtctaccGTGAGCAGTCCTAATGCGAGAAGAACCCATCGTCCTTCTCTTCACTGGGGAGTGGGGTCTTTTGCCCACTGTTCCCTGTTCTCCAAGAAAACTCTGCTCTGATGGAGGATCTGGAGGAAAggatatgttttcttttgattCATCAAGCTTTCCCTCCATTAATGTGTATTCACGTTGCCCACCAGAGATATCAGGACATGAGATCAGTGTCTCATCAGTGTGGTAAGACTGTAAAGTAGTAACATGAGGGTTAGTGTTGTCAAGAGTTTGGtttaattcattaattattgGTGGACTTTCATTGCCAATATCATGAGCATCTATGTTTCTTCCCTCTTGATTTGAAGAACTTAATGAAGAGCAATGGTCAGTCAGGGCAGTCACATCATTTATCTCTTCTCCTTCATTCTTGTCATTACCAGCTTCATCCTTAGATTCCATCAGCTTTTCAAACTCTATGAAAGACCTCTCCACTGCGTCAGATTCACCAATCATTTGCCCTATGATTTTATCCATCATTAAATCTTCTCCAGCTTCCATTTTCTCTAcctctgtgttgtgtccttCTCGAATTCGACGGGTAGAGCCCATCTTTCTTCTCTTCCCTATTGATTTAGATTCACATCTTGTGACATTAGTAATTTGGGTGCTCTCACACTCAGCTACTATTTGTACTTCTGCCAGCTCTGCCCGTCTAAGAATTTCTGCAGTTTCAACAAGCTCAGGTTTTTCTAAGCCACATTTTTGTTCTGCTACTATAACAATCTCTTCCTCCTTTAATATGTTGTGTGAGTCACCTCTAGCCTGATCTTCTGCAATTTGTTCTACATGTTCCTCAAGCTTTACAGGCTCAGTAGTTTCTGCTATCATGACCTCTCCCACCACTCCTATGAACTCTTGGTCTTCCAAATTCTCATCCTCCTGGTTCTCCTTTGCactctgttctccctgtctACCGTGAGGAGTCCTGCTGCGAGTAGAACCCATCTTCCGTTTCTTCACTGGGGTGTGGGATCCTTTGCTCGCTGTTGCCTCTTCTCCAAGATAAGTCTGCTCTGGTGGAGGATCTGGAGgaaaatcattattttcctTTGATTCAGCAAAATTTTCCTCCATTAATGTGTCTTCACATTGTCCGCTAGAGAAATCTGGACTTGAGATCAGTGTGTCATCAGTCTGGTAGGACTGGAAAGTAGGAAAATTGGGGTCAGGGTTGTGAAAACTTTGGTTTAATTCATTCATAATCAATGGGCTTTCACTGCTTATTTCATCAGCATCTATATTTCCTCCTTGATTTGAATTACTGAATGAAGGGCTATGGTCAGTCAGGGCAGTCACATTATTTATCTCTTCTCCTTCATTGTTGTCATTACCAGCTTCATCCTTAGATTCCATCAACATTTCAATCTCTGGAAAGGTCCCTTCCATTGCTTCAGGGTCTCCAATCATTTGCCCTATGATTTCATCCTTCATGACATTTTCTCCAGCTTCccatttctcttcctctgtgttgaGTGCTTCTCGTTTGCGACGGGTAGAGCCCATCTTTTTTCTCCGTCCTATAGCTTTGGATTCACCAACATCACTGTGTGAAGGGGAACTCGGAGACAGATGTGATTCTGTAGTAATTTTGAGGACATTACTTGATGTTAACAGATGTTCCATATCTACTATATTGGTAAGCTGAGTAGTTGAGGTATCATGATCTAAACAAACCTCATCCTCTGACTGTTGGTTCCTTGCTGTAAGAGCTGCTGAGTCATAGGGACTTTGGGTTTTCTTGCACTCAGCTGCTATCTCTATTTCTACCTCATCTGCTTCTCTAGGGTTTTCTGCAGGTTCTACCACCCCAGACTCTTCTAGGGCAGAATTTATATCTGCTACTATGGAGACCTCTTTATCCATTGCAACTTTCTCTGGAACAGCTTTTGAATTATCCTCTGCCACTTCTACATGTTTGTCAGGATTTAGGAGATCAGGGTTGTCTTTCATCATTGATGGGCTTTCACGGCTTATTTCATCAGCATCTATGTTTCCTCCCTCTTGAATTGAAGTACTGAATGAAGAGCTATGGTCAGTCAGGGCAGTCACATCATTTATCTCTTCTCCTTCATTCTTGTCATTACCAGCTTCATCCTTAGATTCCATCAACTTTTCAAACTCTATGAAAGATCTCTCCACTGCTTCAGGATCTCCAATCATTTGCCCTATGATTTTATCCATCATTAAATCTTCTCCAGCTTccattttctcttcctctgtgttgtgtccttCTCGAATTCGACGGGTAGAGCCCATCTTTCTTCTCTTCCCTATTGATTTAGATTCACATCTTGTGACATTAGTAATTTGGGGGCTCTCACACTCAGCTACTATTTGTACTTCTGCCAGCTCTGCCCGTCTAAGAATTTCTGCAGTTTCAACAAGCTCAGGTTTTTCTAAGCCACATTTTTGTTCTGCTACTATAACAACCTCTTCCTCCTTTAATATGTTGTGTGAGTCACCTCTAGCCTGATCCTCTGCAATTTTTTCTACATGTTCCTCAAGCTTTACAGGCTCAGTAGTTTCTGCTATCATGATCTCTCCCACCACTCCTATGAACTCTTGGTCTTCCAAATTCTCATCCTCCTGGTTCTCCTTTGCgctctgtcctccctgtctaccGTGAGGAGTCCTGCTGCGAGTAGAACCCATCTTCCGTTTCTTCACTGGGGTGTGGGATCCTTTGCTCGCTGTTGCCTCTTCTCCAAGATAAGTCTGCTCTGGTGGAGGATCTGGAGgaaaatcattattttcctTTGATTCAGCAAAATTTTCCTCCATTAATGTGTCTTCACATTGTCCGCTAGAGAAATCTGGACTTGAGATCAGTGTGTCATCAGTCTGGTAGGACTGGAAAGTAGGAAAATTGGGGTCAGGGTTGTGAAAACTTTGGTTTAATTCATTCATAATCAATGGGCTTTCACTGCTTATTTCATCAGCATCTATATTTCCTCCTTCTTGATTTGAATTACTGAATGAAGAGCTATGGTCAGTCAGAGCAGTCACATTATTTATCTCTTCTCCTTCATTGTTGTCATTACCAGCTTCATCCTTAGATTCCATCAACATTTCAATCTCTGGAAAGGACCCTTCCATTCCTTCAGGGTCTCCAATCATTTGCCCTATGATTTCATCCTTCATGACATTTTCTCCAGCTTCccatttctcttcctctgtgttgaGTGCTTCTCGTTTGCGACGGGTAGAGCCCATCTTTTTTCTCCGTCCTATAGGTTTGGATTCACCAACATCACTGTGTGAAGGGGAACTCGGAGACAGATGTGATTCTGTAGTAATTCTGAGGACATTACTTGGTGTTAACAGTTGTTCCATATCTACTATATTGGTAAGCTGAGTAGTTGAGGTATCATGATCTAAACAAACCTCATCCTCTGACTGTTGGTTCCTTGCTGTAAGAGCTGCTGAGTCATAGGGACTTTGGGTGTTCTCGCACTCAGCTGCTATCTCTATTTCTACCTCATCTGCTTCTCTAGGGTTTTCTGCAGGTTCTACCACCCCAGATTCTTCTAGGGCAGAATTTATATCTGCTACTATGGAGACCTCTTTATCCATTGCAACTTTCTCTGGAACAGCTTTTGAATGATCCTCTTTCACTTCTACATGTTTGTCAGGATTTAAGAGCTCAGGGTTGTCTTTCATCATTGATGGGCTTTCACTGCTTATTTCATCAGCATCTATGTTTCCTCCCTCTTGAATTGAAGCACTGAATGAAGAGCTATGGTCAGTCAGGGCAGTCACATCATTCATCTCTTCTCCTTCATTCTTGTCATTACCAGCTTCATCCTTAGATTCCATCAACTTTTCAAACTCTATGAAAGATCTCTCCACTGCTTCAGGATCTCCAATCATTTGCCCTATGATTTTATCCATCATTAAATCTTCTCCCGCTTCCATTTTCTCTTCCTTtccaccctctctcctttcctctccctcactaccaTTAGGAGTCCTGGTGTGAGTGGAACCCATCATCTCTTTGGTTACTGGGGTGTGGGAGTCTATCTCGGCTGTTCCCTCTTCATTAAAATAACTCTGCTCTGATGGAGGATCTGGTGGAAACTTCATGTTTTCCACTGATTCATCAAGTGCTTCCTCCTTtaatgtgtgttcatgtttcaaACCAGAGATGGTCGGATTTGAGTTTAGTGTGTCATCAGTCTGGTAGGACTGTAAGGTAGGAACATCAGTGTAAGGTCTGTGAAGATTTTCGTTTAAGTCTTTCATCATTGATGGGCTTTCACTGCTTATTTCATCAGCATCTATGTTTCCTCCCTCTTGAATTGAAGCACTGAATGAAGAGCTATGGTCAGTCAGGGCAGTCACATCATTCATCTCTTCTCCTTCATTCTTGTCATTACCAGCTTCATCCTTAGATTCCATCAACTTTTCAAACTCTATGAAAGATCTCTCCACTGCTTCAGGATCTCCAATCATTTGCCCTATGATTTTATCCATCATTAAATCTTCTCCAGCTTccattttctcttcctctgtgttgtgtccttCTCGAATTCGACGGGTAGAGCCCATCTTTCTTCTCTTCCCTATTGCTTTGGATTCACATCTTGTGACATTAGTAATTTGGGTGCTCTCACACTCAGCTACTATTTGTACTTCTGCCAGCTCTGCCCGTCTAAGAATTTCTGCAGTTTCAACAAGCTCAGGTTTTTCTAAGCCACATTTTTGTTCTGCTACTATAACAACCTCTTCCTCCTTTAATATGTTGTGTGAGTCACCTCTAGCCTGATCTTCTGCAATTTGTTCTACATGTTCCTCAAGCTTTACAGGCTCAGTAGTTTCTGCTATCATGACCTCTCCCACCACTCCTATGAACTCTTGGTCTTCCAAATTCTCATCCTCCTGGTTCTCCTTTGCgctctgtcctccctgtctaccGTGAGGAGTCCTGCTGCGAGTAGAACCCATCTTCCGTTTCTTCACTGGGGTGTGGGATCCTTTGCTCGCTGTTGCCTCTTCTCTAAGATAAGTCTGCTCTGGTGGAGGATCTGGAGgaaaatcattattttcctTTGATTCAGCAAAATTTTCCTCCATTAATGTGTCTTCACATTGTCCGCAAGAGAAATCTGGACTTGAGATCAGTGTGTCATCAGTCTGGTAGGACTGGAAAGTAGGAAAATTGGGGTCAGGGTTGTGAAAACTTTGGTTTAATTCATTCATAATCAATGGGCTTTCACTGCTTATTTCATCAGCATCTATATTTCCTCCTTGATTTGAATTACTGAATGAAGGGCTATGGTCAGTCAGGGCAGTCACATTATTTATCTCTTCTCCTTCATTCTTGTCATTACCAGCTTCATCCTTAGATTCCATCAACATTTCAATCTCTGGAAAGGACCCTTCCATTCCTTCAGGGTCTCCAATCATTTGCCCTATGATTTCATCCTTCATGACATTTTCTCCAGCTTCccatttctcttcctctgtgttgaGTGCTTCTCGTTTGCGACGGGTAGAGCCCATCTTTTTTCTCCGTCCTATAGCTTTGGATTCACCAACATCGCTGGGTGAAGGGGAACTCGGAGAAAGATGTGATTTTGTAGTAATTCTGAGGACATTACTTGATGTTAACAGTTGTTCCATATCTACTGTATTGGTAAGCTGAGTAGTTGAGGTATCATGATCTAAACAAACCTTATCCTCTGACTGTTGGTTCCTTGCTGTAAGAGCTGCTGAGTCATAGGGACTTTGGGTGTTCTCGCACTCAGCTGCTATCTCTATTTCTACCTCATCTTCTTCTCTAGAGTTTTCTACAGGTTCTACCACCCCAGATTCTTCTAGGGCAGAATTTATATCTGCTACTATGGAGACCTCTTTATCCATTGCAACTTTCTCTGGAACAGCTTTTGAATGATCCTCTTTCACTTCTACATGTTTGTCAGGATTTAAGAGCTCAGGGTTGTCTTTCATCATTGATGGGCTTTCACTGCTTATTTCATCAGCATCTATGTTTCCTCCCTCTTGAATTGAAGCACTGAATGAAGAGCTATGGTCAGTCAGGGCAGTCACATTATTTATCTCTTCTCCTTCATTCTTGTTATTACCAGCTTCATCCTTAGATTCCATCAACTTTTCAAACTCTATGAAAGATCTCTCCACTGCTTCAGGATCTCCAATCATTTGCCCTATGATTTTATCCATCATTAAATCTTCTCCAGCTTccattttctcttcctctgtgttgtgtccttCTCGAATTCGACGGGTAGAGCCCATCTTTCTTCTCTTCCCTATTGCTTTGGATTCACATCTTGTGACATTAGTAATTTGGGTGCTCTCACACTCAGCTACTATTTGTACTTCTGCCAGCTCTGCCCGTCTAAGAATTTCTGCAGTTTCAACAAGCTCAGGTTTTTCTAAGCCACATTTTTGTTCTGCTACTATAACAACCTCTTCCTCCTTTAATATGTTGTGTGAGTCACCTCTAGCCTGATCTTCTGCAATTTGTTCTACATGTTCCTCAAGCTTTACAGGCTCAGTAGTTTCTGCTATCATGACCTCTCCCACCACTCCTATGAACTCTTGGTCTTCCAAATTCTCATCCTCCTGGTTCTCCTTTGCgctctgtcctccctgtctaccGTGAGGAGTCCTGCTGCGAGTAGAACCCATCTTCCGTTTCTTCACTGGGGTGTGGGATCCTTTGCTCGCTGTTGCCTCTTCAC
This sequence is a window from Esox lucius isolate fEsoLuc1 chromosome 17, fEsoLuc1.pri, whole genome shotgun sequence. Protein-coding genes within it:
- the rab44 gene encoding uncharacterized protein rab44 isoform X5; translation: MDLLQESPGTELTSHLSADLALQVVQGLTAEPITRQLTKDEQKRQESEHADLESSIFDTFSHSLDQSPESDTSTIREDFESFNNTIVFQSEEGDEKLLPDVNETEVPDYFYSAGPCNQEALYQRDEAKDLENIIVAYGPHFRKPDDVKKYQMEDDKPDSKVFTCHLNQPAYLEESTKPFTNPILLQSVQDKNEIANESQFESRRRKMGSTHSSHKGTQSEEEGREREAQGETKNTEVIADKGEYMEAVERSCTEFEMLMEYMDGVGNDRNDGKEKNEETALTDHSSSFSISNQVGRNIDSDNVDSLRYSVKNEFSPSHQNPYHLQHEDTLWEETLDESKENNDFPPNPPSEQSYLGEEGTAEIEFHTPVTKKKIGSARSSTPLGKREEEKTEKTQKEKNIEDQELIEMVAEVMIAEKTECVKLEKHVHKMTECQDRGDSETILKEEEVALVGEQKCGIEKTELEEPTEKCRGAEVVEVQTVAECESTQTPNDPGFESKAIGKRRKMGSTRRIQEALNTEEEKMEAGEDVMMDEIIGQMIGDPEAVEGSFPEIEKLMESKDEAGNNKNEGEEINNVTALTDHSSSFSASIQEGGNIDADEISSESPSMMKDNPELLNPDKHVEVKEDHSKAVPEKVAMDKEVSIVADINSALEESGVVEPVENSREEDEVEIEIAAECENTQSPYDSAALTARNQQSEDKVCLDHDTSTTQLTNTVDMEQLLTSSNVLRITTKSHLSPSSPSPSDVGESKAIGRRKKMGSTRRKREALNTEEEKWEAGENVMKDEIIGQMIGDPEGMEGSFPEIEMLMESKDEAGNDKNEGEEINNVTALTDHSPSFSNSNQGGNIDADEISSESPLIMNELNQSFHNPDPNFPTFQSYQTDDTLISSPDFSCGQCEDTLMEENFAESKENNDFPPDPPPEQTYLREEATASKGSHTPVKKRKMGSTRSRTPHGRQGGQSAKENQEDENLEDQEFIGVVGEVMIAETTEPVKLEEHVEQIAEDQARGDSHNILKEEEVVIVAEQKCGLEKPELVETAEILRRAELAEVQIVAECESTQITNVTRCESKAIGKRRKMGSTRRIREGHNTEEEKMEAGEDLMMDKIIGQMIGDPEAVERSFIEFEKLMESKDEAGNDKNEGEEMNDVTALTDHSSSFSASIQEGGNIDADEISSESPSMMKDLNENLHRPYTDVPTLQSYQTDDTLNSNPTISGLKHEHTLKEEALDESVENMKFPPDPPSEQSYFNEEGTAEIDSHTPVTKEMMGSTHTRTPNGSEGEERREGGKEEKMEAGEDLMMDKIIGQMIGDPEAVERSFIEFEKLMESKDEAGNDKNEGEEMNDVTALTDHSSSFSASIQEGGNIDADEISSESPSMMKDNPELLNPDKHVEVKEDHSKAVPEKVAMDKEVSIVADINSALEESGVVEPAENPREADEVEIEIAAECENTQSPYDSAALTARNQQSEDEVCLDHDTSTTQLTNIVDMEQLLTPSNVLRITTESHLSPSSPSHSDVGESKPIGRRKKMGSTRRKREALNTEEEKWEAGENVMKDEIIGQMIGDPEGMEGSFPEIEMLMESKDEAGNDNNEGEEINNVTALTDHSSSFSNSNQEGGNIDADEISSESPLIMNELNQSFHNPDPNFPTFQSYQTDDTLISSPDFSSGQCEDTLMEENFAESKENNDFPPDPPPEQTYLGEEATASKGSHTPVKKRKMGSTRSRTPHGRQGGQSAKENQEDENLEDQEFIGVVGEIMIAETTEPVKLEEHVEKIAEDQARGDSHNILKEEEVVIVAEQKCGLEKPELVETAEILRRAELAEVQIVAECESPQITNVTRCESKSIGKRRKMGSTRRIREGHNTEEEKMEAGEDLMMDKIIGQMIGDPEAVERSFIEFEKLMESKDEAGNDKNEGEEINDVTALTDHSSSFSTSIQEGGNIDADEISRESPSMMKDNPDLLNPDKHVEVAEDNSKAVPEKVAMDKEVSIVADINSALEESGVVEPAENPREADEVEIEIAAECKKTQSPYDSAALTARNQQSEDEVCLDHDTSTTQLTNIVDMEHLLTSSNVLKITTESHLSPSSPSHSDVGESKAIGRRKKMGSTRRKREALNTEEEKWEAGENVMKDEIIGQMIGDPEAMEGTFPEIEMLMESKDEAGNDNNEGEEINNVTALTDHSPSFSNSNQGGNIDADEISSESPLIMNELNQSFHNPDPNFPTFQSYQTDDTLISSPDFSSGQCEDTLMEENFAESKENNDFPPDPPPEQTYLGEEATASKGSHTPVKKRKMGSTRSRTPHGRQGEQSAKENQEDENLEDQEFIGVVGEVMIAETTEPVKLEEHVEQIAEDQARGDSHNILKEEEIVIVAEQKCGLEKPELVETAEILRRAELAEVQIVAECESTQITNVTRCESKSIGKRRKMGSTRRIREGHNTEVEKMEAGEDLMMDKIIGQMIGESDAVERSFIEFEKLMESKDEAGNDKNEGEEINDVTALTDHCSSLSSSNQEGRNIDAHDIGNESPPIINELNQTLDNTNPHVTTLQSYHTDETLISCPDISGGQREYTLMEGKLDESKENISFPPDPPSEQSFLGEQGTVGKRPHSPVKRRTMGSSRIRTAHGRQGGQGTEKIREENDIEDQEFTGVMGGFMIAEKPVPVMLEEPVEKMTEDQASFDSEAIVKEEAVAKAADQECGIENPELVEPAENIEGVEVQKVVCESTQILYDPAVLMAESQQSGYMVCLDPDSSTIQLSHAVDIEHHLSTSCINPRDPSKSSLSLSSHSPKDVGESKTIRRRKMGSTRRIREGLNTVEEKREAGDNEIMGQMIGDPEVMEGGIEMLMESKDEAGNDKNEGEINESYLNDDTLNSNPDISSLCHGDRFMEDKLDKSMENERFPPDHSSVQSVLVEEVTLCKETHTPVKKIEMGSTHSRTSQDRQVEERAEKSPGKENIEDQEVIGEVMIAEKNAPVKLEELVDNVIKDAAKRDLETKEEDLVEGTFPDSQPCMIVGEPKGVEKRRKMGSTRRTREGFHTEEEQRKPEEKIMEEEFRGETIKDSEVSVVLDQLQEEHRPEDQQERPNTGTEDVASSTGMSAEGSEQVTPALQPGPANIIDQKKGGHANKSPVARMPKQPPGTLGSSGSRSNPYNVVIVGNSSVGKTSFIKYFQSGKFSIDHSATIGIDTCIQSLTVDGSHVTLQLWDTAGQERYHSITRQVFHKAQGLLLMYDITSSQSFFDVRYWANCIQEGAPDDVVLILLGNKADCAEPERQVQTHEGKNLAKEYNMLFMECSAATGDNVILSMENLARMLRQQGEKTRQEEKSLILQKEPPKKKSGCC